TCCCTGACCCTTTCCTCCTCCTCGAAGTATTCGAGGCAGAGGGAGTGAACCTCTTCGATATAAGCCTTCGGCACTACCACAACTCCATCGTAATCGCCGAAGACCAAATCCCCCGGCCTGACCTGTATGCCCCCGCACTTTATGGGGGCGTTCACAAGAACCGTCTCTAGCCTAGTTTGAGCAGTTGTTACGACCGGGTTCCTATAGAACAGCGGGAATTTCATCTCCCTTATTGCGAGGACATCCCTGACGCCTCCATCCACGACCGCGCCCCCGAGGCCCTTCCTCGCGCCGGCTATGGACATCATCTCGCCCCACATCCCTGAATCGCTCATCCCTCCGCCGACGACGAAGACATCGCCCCTTTGGGCGTTATCGATCGCTTCGAAGGCCAAGCCGAGCCCCCTCCTCTCCCGGAAGGACTCGAGCGAGGGCGGGACCATCCAGAGCGTGATGGCGGGCCCGATCACCTTGGTATCATCCGATATCGGCCTAAGGCCCGGATCCATCCAAGTCCTAACGCTCAATCCGAGTACCTTATCGCAGGCGTCCTGTATTATGCCCGTGTACATCCTCCGAAGGTCTTCTATTACCTCCTTTGGGGGCCTCTCTATATCT
This sequence is a window from Candidatus Bathyarchaeia archaeon. Protein-coding genes within it:
- a CDS encoding RraA family protein translates to MLDIERPPKEVIEDLRRMYTGIIQDACDKVLGLSVRTWMDPGLRPISDDTKVIGPAITLWMVPPSLESFRERRGLGLAFEAIDNAQRGDVFVVGGGMSDSGMWGEMMSIAGARKGLGGAVVDGGVRDVLAIREMKFPLFYRNPVVTTAQTRLETVLVNAPIKCGGIQVRPGDLVFGDYDGVVVVPKAYIEEVHSLCLEYFEEEERVRDALKRGVKLSELKRRVL